CCGCCTTTGCCACCATCTCCTCCATCTGGGCCCCCTTTAGGCACATATTTCTCCCTACGAAAACTAGAGCAACCATTTCCGCCTTTTCCTGCTTCGACAATAATTTTAGCTGTATCAACGAATTTCAATTCAAGAACACCACCTAAAAGAAATAGGGCCCAAGATAAACTTAGGCCCTTTATATGTCCTCTTCAGGGCATAAAAACGTTCTTCCCAAAAGCGAGGCACCATCCCGGTATGGTAACCTACAAAGAAATCGGTTCTACTGCAACCACCTTTTTGCCAGCTTTGGTGATGAACTTGACCTTCCCGGAGGCCAAGGCAAACAAAGTGTCATCTTTGCCTCTGCCCACATTTGGACCCGGGTGGAACTTGGTCCCTCTTTGGCGCACCAAGATATTACCAGCCTTTACTATCTGTCCGTCGGATCTTTTGACTCCCAGACGCTTGCTTATGCTGTCTCTTCCGTTCGCAGTGCTTCCCTGCCCTTTCTTATGTGCAAAAAGCTGAAGATCAAATCTAATCATTATGGGCCACCTCCCAAACTTTCACGTAGTCACCGTAACCATTCTCAATAGCCTTTAAACTTTTGGCAGCTGTCTCAAGAAGGATCTGGGCTTTTTCGCAATCCTCACTGTCCAACAGATATATCCCCATGAACCCTCTTTCCTTATCTTGCTTAACATCGTAGCCGCTGCACTTCAAGACTTCCCTTATACCTAATTCTACCATTTGGACCACAGTAGAAAGGGCAGAACATACTATATCTTTGCCATATTCATCGTAGCCTGAATGCCCTTCAACTTCTATTGCTTTTATTTTTCTGCCCTCTCGGTATATTCTAACGTTGGTCATTGATTAACTTATAGCTTTACAACTCTACGGACTCTATCCTCAGGGCCGTAAAAAGTTGCCTATGGCCATATTTGCGTCTTGACTGTTTGCGTTTGTTCTTATACTTGAAAACAATTATCTTCTCGCCTTTGCCTTGCTCTTCGATAACGGCTTTCACTTTGGCGTTCTCGACATAGGGATTCCCAATGTTTACGCCAGTGTCTTGTGCTACAACCAACACCTTCTCAAGCTCAACCATTTGACCTATTTCGCCTTCAATTTTCTCAACCTTGATTATGTCTCCTGGGGCAACTTTATACTGTTTTCCCCCTGTTTCTACTATAGCGTACATCTCCATCCTCCTTCCGCTGGACTTGCAGGCGCCACGGTTTGGTCTTTGTAAGCCTGCTCCAAGCGCACAGAATTATTGCAGCTTAGAAAGTTTAAAACTCTTCCCGCTATCAGTCAAGACCTTAT
The DNA window shown above is from Thermovirga lienii DSM 17291 and carries:
- a CDS encoding protein of unknown function DUF464 (PFAM: Protein of unknown function (DUF464)~COGs: COG2868 ribosomal protein~InterPro IPR007422~KEGG: tte:TTE0914 ribosomal protein~PFAM: protein of unknown function DUF464~SPTR: Predicted ribosomal protein); protein product: MTNVRIYREGRKIKAIEVEGHSGYDEYGKDIVCSALSTVVQMVELGIREVLKCSGYDVKQDKERGFMGIYLLDSEDCEKAQILLETAAKSLKAIENGYGDYVKVWEVAHND
- a CDS encoding ribosomal protein L27 (PFAM: Ribosomal L27 protein~TIGRFAM: ribosomal protein L27~COGs: COG0211 Ribosomal protein L27~InterPro IPR018261: IPR001684~KEGG: csc:Csac_1570 50S ribosomal protein L27~PFAM: ribosomal protein L27~SPTR: 50S ribosomal protein L27;~TIGRFAM: ribosomal protein L27) codes for the protein MIRFDLQLFAHKKGQGSTANGRDSISKRLGVKRSDGQIVKAGNILVRQRGTKFHPGPNVGRGKDDTLFALASGKVKFITKAGKKVVAVEPISL
- a CDS encoding LSU ribosomal protein L21P (PFAM: Ribosomal prokaryotic L21 protein~TIGRFAM: ribosomal protein L21~COGs: COG0261 Ribosomal protein L21~InterPro IPR001787~KEGG: aac:Aaci_1817 ribosomal protein L21~PFAM: ribosomal protein L21~SPTR: 50S ribosomal protein L21;~TIGRFAM: ribosomal protein L21) — translated: MYAIVETGGKQYKVAPGDIIKVEKIEGEIGQMVELEKVLVVAQDTGVNIGNPYVENAKVKAVIEEQGKGEKIIVFKYKNKRKQSRRKYGHRQLFTALRIESVEL